Part of the Lolium rigidum isolate FL_2022 chromosome 6, APGP_CSIRO_Lrig_0.1, whole genome shotgun sequence genome, TAGGGGAACGAACCTGAGGTATGTACCGAGGAACAACAACCAGAACCCACAACAAGCCACTGCTCAATCTTTGGGGGTTAGCAATTCTTCCAACCCAGCCTCAAATCAGACAAATACGTACCTCTGTGGCTCAATCATCTGGGACAGTAGTTGGGCCAAGTAATGAGGGAAGGAATGCACAGACTATGCCTGGTGGTGATACGGCTGCTCAACAAAAAAATTCTTCGGCTGCAGGGACTCAGTGCATGAGATGCAGGGAACATGGGCATGACCGCATGAGACAAAAAAAATGTACGGCTAAAATCTCTTGTCTGGTTTGTGGTAGTCTTGCTCATGTGTCTGAATATTGTACATGGCCCAAGCAACCTAAGCCGATTGCAAAGTTTGTTGGATATGCAACCAAAGGTCTCGGGTGTCTGTTGATTCAAAGTGCAAAGGTGCAGAGCAGCAAGGAGCATGCCAATCCACTTGCAGTAATTGAGGTTACCTCTGGGCAGATGGATGAGAGTACAATGATCAAAGGCTTTACGGAGATGTCCGAGTGGAACTGGACTTGGAAAGCAAAAAGACAGACTGACAATATCGTTGCCATGAGGTTTCCTAACAAGCAGAAAATTGTTGAACTGACCAAGTTTAATGAATTCTCTCTATTAGGGACTGGATGCAAAATTCAAGTGAAGGTTTGGACGCAAGATGTCACTGCTAAAGGCAAGCTGCATTTGGTTTGGGTCAAACTTTACAGAGTGTCAGATTCTGTGCGAAATTGGAAAGGGTACGCTGAGATATGCTCTTCATTGGGAGTGTTCAAAGGTGTGATCTTGAAAATCTGAAAGATAAAGAGGTAATCAGGTGCCAGGTGGGGGTTCAGGATCCAACAAAAATTCCTACAGTCGCATAAGTAACAAGTGAATATCTTATGATTCATGAAGTTGGGATTCTGCTAGAAAGTGTAATTGAACCAGGATGGTATAATGCAAATATAAGTGGTAAAAGAATCTCCAGAGAGGACGATAGTCAGAGAGATGGAAATAGTGATAAAACACAAGAACCTAAGAAATCTAGGACTGATGGTGGTGACGAGCAGCTCACGGCTTCCAGTAATGTTATGCAGCAACATGGTTCAGATTCAGACCCACAATTGCAACAGCAGCTGCAGCAAATTAGGGCAGCACAGGACAATATTCTTGCTCAGGTGAACCGACAACAACCAGACAGAAACTTGGAGGTGCAGATTCCAAATGATGTGCATCAACACGGCAATTACCATCTATTTCCTGAGCCCTCTTGTGTCGGACAGGGAGGTTGCTTGATGTTACAACATGGTGTGCAAATTTCTGATATTCCTGGGACTTCTATGGAGGCTAGGCCTCAAGTCTTTGAAGAGCCAGTGATACAAGAAATTCTAAGCTGAATTGTGTAGGCAGGCTGGGGTTTGGAAGCCTGTCTCTGACAACGTACGAGCAGCAACAGAAGGAAAAATATTTAGAGAACAAAAAACAAAATGAAGGTGCAAAAGAATATTCTAGTCCAGATGATGTGTCTTttgtaaatcttgtacacaaaaagGATGTTGCAGCGGATGTCTCAGTACAGTCTGTTACCCGTGAGGTGGATGAATTCGAGAGTCAGCCAGATAATCATAAGAGCTTTTCAGATGGAGAGGAAGTGCAGGACAGTCAGTTAGAGGATGCAGAAAAAGTTGACTACGAAGGAGATGATGCAGAGCACACCTTTTGCGGAGACAATTGAGAAAATTCAGAGTGGGGATTATTTATATAACAAAAATGTAAAAGAGCTGGAGGCTGCGAGTAACAAGGCTGAAACAGAGATACAGGGGGCTGATGAGAAGGATGTGTTGAAGGCCAGAAGGTGCAGCAGGTTGGCGTCACAAGATAGTCAGAAGATCGAAGAAAGACCAATGGAGAGAGCGAAAGTGAAAAATCTTTGTGCTGATGCAGGTAACCTCATCCCTTCTTATTTAGATGTGAAAAAATCTTCTTTAGCACAAACTGATTTGCTCGTGGGTATTGATCTGGGAGTTAGTATGGAGAATATCAATGAGAATGTAGAAGTAGCTAAAGATCTTGAAATGGCAAGTCTAAATCTATTTCTAAGAAATAGTCTCAGCGATAACCGGGACAATCAAAACATGGATCCTCCACCTATTGGTGATGCAGGTTTCCTTAATGATAGTGATTTTTCCAATAGTGACAACGAtgctgaagatgatcttgtagacaggtgtctgGAGAAGTTCCAGAACTCCTTGTCTGCTAGAAAAATGAAGCACAAAGGATCACCAGACAATGTCTGTGTGAAACCTAAGGTGCAGGTGTccatgaaaaaaaagaaaaaaagaaaatgattGGTAGCACTTGGAACTTGAGAGGGATTAAaataattgaaaaatagagatttCTTAGAGAAACTCTTTGTGAAAAAAGGTTAGATTTCATCGGTTTGCAAGAGGCATTGAAAGATGATTTCAAAGCTCAGAACTTAGCTAAATTCGATAGTGCTCAGAACTTCATTTCGAAGTGGTCTGCGCCGAGAGGGAGGTCGGGAGGTATACTTGTGGAAATAAGAAAAGAGACTTTTGAAATACATGAACATGAGGTAGGTGATCATTATGTCAGGATTCTGCTTACTGACAAAACCATTAATTTCAAATGGAATTCGATAGTGGTCTATGGGGCTGCACAGGCAGATAAGAAAGTTGCTTTTCTTACGGAACTGTCCAGCGTATGTCATTCTAGTAAATTCCCTTTGATGGTAGCATGAGACTTTAGTATTGTTAGAAATAGCACTGAAAAGAATAAATCTGTGGGATACTCTCGTTGGAGTTTTCTCTTTAATGCAATACTCTGTTTCTTTGCGGTTGCCTCTATTTTTATTATTCCGTAGCAATTCACACAGTACCCAACCATTACCAGTGAACCTGTGGCCGTTTGTTCCTGGTGGATTAGGGATTAAGACCTGGTGGCTTTAGTTACATCATGCAATTGGAGTATTGTAATTGTAGATACTAGTTTGATGTCGACGTATCCAATTGATAGTGTGAATTAGTGTTGGGACTGGAATTTTGTCTGAATTGAACGGCGCGCTTTGGTGCACAAGATTGCAACTTAGGCAACTCTGTTTTGCTGCTTCTATAATGTTCTTGGTGGGAGGTTTTCTCATGAAAGCCAATAGATTCATCAAAATATATTACTCAAAAATTTCTACTGATACTAGTTCCATAGGAATTTTATTGAAACATCACATGTATCTGGGGCAGGGAAGTGAGAGAGCAGTTGTGGAGACGCCAGGATATGGTTGTTACATCATAGTTCCTTAATGTGTTGAGACCATCCATTCTATAAGAGTTGATGTCCTTTTTTCAGAAATGAACATTTAATTTTTTGTCCCAACAGTGTAAGCATTTTCTTTTACTTAGTCTGCTCAAAAATCCCATTTAACGTTTTGTCAAGTAACGTATGTTTGTCTTATATATTGCATTGCATTGACACTATCATAGCTGATTCCCTTGGCTGGGAAAATTTAGTGGGGTTGCACATAGAACATACCTTTATACTGATAGAAAAGACATAGGCACCATCATAGTTTTCTACCTGAAAGCCATTACATTCATCAAAATATACTACTCGATTTTTCTACTGATAGTAGCTCCATAGTAATTATATAGAAGTATCACATGTATCTGGGGCAGGGAAGGCAGAGAGCAGTAGTGGAGACGCCGAAAATAGTTGTGACTTGCTACATCATGGTGTGTTGACACAATCCATTATATAGGAGTTCCAGTTTCCTTGGTGTCCTTTTTATTAGAAACGAAATATTGTTTTTCTTGCTCCAATAGTTCTAGCATTTTTTTTTACATTGTCAGCTAAAATTTACATCCTAACCTTCTGCCGAGTAACATTTTTTTCGCTTATGTATTGCATCGACGTGGTCATTGTTGATCCCTTGGAAGTACATATTTACTACATAGAAATTTGTGCAATCACTTTATATCATTCTAACAGCTGAGTTTGTGTTATTAGGTCCTTCATTGTTCATTAATGTTCCAAGGGATGAAAACATTACTGGTAAAATTGCGCACGAGTAGCCGAGCAAACAAAGTGAAAAAAAAGTCATCCATGCTGCGCGAGAGCTGCTGCCAGCTGGAGCCTCGCCGGACGGTGCCCTCCTGCTATATGCTTTGGCTTTGAGATCAATCATTTATTTTCTTTCACATACTTCGTGATTTTTTATTATCTCAACTGATACAAAAGATTTTCACTTattaaattttctaaattttgccaACTTACCCAGTGAGAAGTGAGAACAAAAGGTAGTTTCTCTTTAACATGGCTAATTTTTTCAATAATTCCTGGACTAAAGTAAAGTGAATGAAAAAGTAAAGTACCTCACAGCTGCACACCATTCAATGATAAGCTGTGGAACAATCTGGCGGATAAGAACGTGTAATGATCGGATCTTCAACTAGCCGATTCGATTCAATAGTCCTTGACGGTACTAATACCCATTACCCGAAGCTTGCAGAAGCATTGCCAGCCTATTCGGATGTCATCTGCATGCTGCTACGGCAACTTCTTCGTCCTCTTTGTTTCGCCTGTTTCATCACGACCATGTTTTTGCCGTTTTTGTTTTCTTGGAGGTTCGGCACTCGCCTTCTTCACCACTCCATACTTCAGCACTTTGTGGTCCTTAGCATCGATATGGATTGTTGAGCCTTCACCGATTTCTCCAcccaccaggagcttggagagctTGGTTACCACATTCTTCTGCACCCACCTTCTGATGGGCCTTGCACCGTACATCTGATATCATGGATGGATGCATTGTTAACAGGAATATACACGATTTCACCAAATAAATAGATCTACGGTATACAAGAAATGAGACTGTCATTGTGTGTAACTTCGATAGACTGTAATTCTACTTACTGGCTTGTATGATTCCGACAATATGACATCCAATGCAGCATCGCTTGCAAATAAAGAGATGCCCTTGGAAGATACACTGGCAACGACTTTGTTTATCTGTATTTTCACAATATCTTTCAACTTGTCGTGCGGAAGGGTCTCAAAGATCACTATCTCACTCAACCGGTTGAGGAACTCGGGCCTGAAGTATTTCTCAACCTGCACAAAATAGTATATACGATAGTCATAAGTAAGCTAGATGTGATCACTTTACACATGCATGGGAGCAATTTGGGGTTCACAAACCTTCTCCACGAGGAGGCTCCGGGTAACTTCTTTTGTCTCTTTGTTTGAATTCAAGTGCTCTGCTCCTAAATTTGAGGTCATGATGATGAAGGTGTTCTTAAAATCTACTGTCCGCCCTAAGCCATCGGTAAGGATACCGTCATCAAGGAGCTGAAGGAAAACATTGAACACAGAAGGATCTGCTTTCTCCACCTCGTCAAAAAGGATGACGCTGTATGGATGCCTTCTGATTTTCTCGGTCAGTTGTCCTCCATTTTCGTGGCCAACAAAGCTTTAAGATATCATAATTAAAGGTAGCAATCAGATCATGAAGAGAACTAGTTACGATAGTGTAATGTAATGTCCAGAAGGAAAATTATATTCAAAACCTTGGAGGTGCCCCAAGAAGTCGTGTGATAGAACCTTCCCCTACATATTCGGACATGTCAAACCGAACCAACATCTTCTCACTACCAAATAGTTGCTCGGCAAGAGCTTTTGCGAGCTCTGTTTTTCCAACACCCGTCGAACCCAAAAAGAGGAAAGAGCCTATTGGTTGGCCAGATAGATCCAGGCCAGCCCTAGAACGTAACACGGTTTCGGCAACCAAGTTGACGGCTTCATCCTGGCCGACAACCCGCTCACGCAACTTTTCGGCTAAGTTTGTTAACTTATTCTTCTCATCTTGATCAAGTGCAGTGACCGGAATTCCAGTCCATTGGCTGACAACCTTGAAATAATGTTATGACATGACAAATATATACACCGCGTTGAaacaatcatcaatattttcAGACAAATAATATTACCTGTGCAACGTGATTTGGGCGAACAACAGGTTTCTTTGTCGCAGTAGAACGAGTATGTGCAGTAACCACTTCTTTTCTCTTGTTTCTCCGTGCCATATCGATGTGCGCTTTTCTTTCATTTATGTACTGTATCTTTGTGGAGACACAAGCCTCGTCAATAACATCGATTACTTTATCAGGAAAGTGACGACCTACAGATAATTAAGCACAATAAGAATCATAAGTTTTCTCACTCGAAGAGTGATTATTCTTGCCTTGATTATACTGCAAAACCTCCATGTAATTAGCTTAAAGTACAAGATGGTAGTGTGACATATACCAAGAAAGCCAACACGTACAAGCAAATGAGAGTGAAGTGGGTAAAATTCCTCACCGGTGATATAGCGGCCAGCAAGCTCGGTAGCAGCAACAATGGCAGCATCCCGAATTCTCAAGCCATGGTGCTCCTCGTATCGCTGCTTTAGACCCCGCAGAATAGCAATGGTTGCCTCCACACTCGGCTCCTGGACGAGCACTTTCTGGAATCGCCGCTCGAGGGCGGGGTCCTTCTCGATGTGCATGCGGTACTCGTCGAAGGTGGTGGCGCCGACGCAGCTGACGCGCCCACGGGCCAAGGCTGGCTTCAGCAGGTTGGCGGCGTCCATGCTACCGTTGCATTCGCCGGCGCCGACGAGCATGTGCATCTCGTCGATGAAGAGGATTACCTTGCCGTCGGCATCTTCAGCCTCCGTGATGACTTCCTTCATGCGCGTCTCGAAGGTGCCCATGTACTGGGTCCCGGCCACAATGGCGCAGAGGTCCAGCTCCACGACGCGCGCCTCGAGGAGCTCGGGAGGGACCGTCCCGGCGGCGATGCGCTGGGCGAGGCCCTCGGCGATGGCCGTCTTGCCGACGCCCGGCGCGCCAACGAGCACGGCGTTGTTCTTGGTCCGGCGGCAGAGGATGCACACCACGCGGTCGATCTCGTCGTCGCGGCCGATCACCGGGTCGGCGTCGCCGGCCGCGGCCGTCAAGTCCCTGCCGTACTTTCTCAAGGCCATGTCGTCCCTGCTGGAAGGTTCCGATCGATCTGCCTGCCGCCTTCGCTGCAAGTCTTGGAGATGGCTGGCAGCACGTACGATTTATATGGACGGCATATAATTCGCGAAAAATGTATATATACATGGACTGTAAAGAATCGTGCTACTCCCAATATCTTAGTACGAAAAATGTATATATACATTCTCGACCAGTTTTATTCCTTTTTTTGGGAAAAGATTCGCGACCAGTTGATGGACATGTCTGAATTATGTGAACTATCTCGCACAGGTCGTTCAAAAAAGTCACACCTCTaaacataaataaataaagaaaacggcTGGCGTCCCCGGGGATCTCATCTTGGACGTTCAGATCTGCTTTTACTGAACGTAGCAACAAAACacctcccggcagcaaaaaaaATAACCCGattttgctacattgtagcaaaaaacggttcagtcacgaaatcaaataaaaaagctgagctcgccggagacctcgtcggagacctcgccggagagctcgtagCAAAAAAATTATGCTATTGTAACAGAAAAATGCTAATGTAGCAAAACCCAATATCATCGGAAACCGAAACCTGCAGCCGATAGCAGCGCTGCCCAATGTTGCAGCAACTCCGTCCACCCAAGACAGCAATACCCGAAACAGTAGCAAACCTCGAGACCTAATGTAGCAAAGCATGCCTCCGCCGGTAGCAAAAACGCCCTCCGTCGGTAACATCACCGGACGCCTAAGGTAGCAAAACCGGTCTCTGTCGGTAGCAACTTCGCATGCCTAAGGCAGCAAACTTTCGGAGATGTACGGTACCGGTGCATGGAGGTCCTTGTAGCACCAGCAGGCAGCAacacctcctcatgggagcaccaCCTCCCCTTCGCCGCACCGCCCGACAACGTAGCTCCAACAACCACCACTCGTAGCATCACTGCAGCCGGCGTTTGCAGCTCCGGCGTGAAACACTTTATCGCCTCCTTCTCGCTGCCGCCCCTCACGACGCTCCCTCAccaccagccgccgctgctgcagaCGAGGCATCCTCCTCCAGCTGCTACGGTCAGTTCGGGGACCAAGCTTCGGAGGCCGGGAAACGACAGAGGACGGGGAGGTCGACGAGAGGCAGATACGACGGCGGCGCAGGGGACCTGGAGTGGAGGCGCAGAGGACCTGGAGTGAAGGCGCAGGGGGCCTGGAGCGGCGACATTGTCAGATCCATCGTGGTCATGGCCTCCCGGAGTGCTGCGAGGGAGGAGTCGTGATGGTGAGGTCCGCTGCGGTTTGCTCTCCGCTCCGCTCCGCTGCCGTCCGTCGTCCTTACGGGAGAGGAGGGAGAACCAACGACAGTTGGGGGCAGGTGGTGTTCctgcgaggaggaggccggcgcggAACTCGTGCTGGGTCGAGTGGCGGAGCTCGTGCTAGGGCGGAAGACcgtgtggcggcgccggcgagtgGCGGAGCAGCGTGGGCCGTGGGCTAAATAGCAGGCGGCCATGGCCATGCGCGAGATCGAAAAAGTGAAAAAGTAGTGGAGGctgttgatgacgcgtgaagcacacgtccgttgggaaccccaagaggaaggtgtgatgcgtacagcagcaagtttcacttagtaagaaaccaaggtttatcgaaccagtaggagatgaaggccacgtgaaggttgttggtgaaggagtgtagtgcggcgtaacaccagggattccggcgccaacgtggaacctgcacaacacaatcaaaatactttgccccaacttaacagtgaggttgtcaatctcacctgcttgctgtaaacaaaggattaaacgtatggtgtggagaatgatgtttgcttgcaaagaacagcagagaacaatgattgcagtagattgtattttagatgtaaaagaatggaccggggtccacaggtcactagtggtgtctctccaataagataaataacatgttgggtgaacaaattacagttgggcaattgacaaatagagatggcataccaatgcacatacatatcatgatgactactatgagatttacttagggcattacgacaaagaacatagaccgctatccagcatgcatctatgcctaaaaagtccactgatggcgtgtatttcacacgttctctggggaaccccaagaggaaggtatgatgcgcacagcagcaagttttccctcagaaagaaaccaaggtttatcgaaccaggaggagccaagaagcacgttgaaggttgatggcggcgggatgtagtgcggcgcaacaccagggattccggcgccaacgtggaacccgcacaacacaaccaaagtactttgccccaacgaaacagtgaggttgtcaatctcaccggcttgctgtaacaaaggattaaccgtattgtgtggaagatgattgtttgcagagaaaacgatgaaacaagtattgcgaagcagatttgtatttcagtattaaaagaatggaccggggtccacgagttcactagaggtgtctctcccataagataaaagcatgttgggtgaacaaattacgatcgggcaattgacaaatagagagggcataacaatgcacatacatgtcatgataagtacaggtgagatttaattgggcattacgacaaagtacatagaccgccatccaatcgcatctatgcctaaaaagtccaccttcgagttatcgtccgaacccctccaggtattaagttgcaaagcaacagacaattgcattaagtatggtgcgtaatgtaatcaataactacatcctcggacatagcatcaatgttttatccctagtggcaacgagcacaacacaaccttagaaccttcgtcactcgtcccggtgtcaatgcagtacatgaacccactatcgagcataaatactccctcttggagttactagcatcaacttggccgagcctctactaataacggagagcatgcaagatcataaacaacacatatgcaataacttgataattaacataacatggtattctctatccatcggatcccgacaaacacaacatagagtattacggatagatgatcttgatcatgttaggcagctcacaagatccaacaatgaagcacaatgaggagaagacaaccatctagctaccgctatggacccatagtccaggggtgaactactcactcatcactccgaggcgaccatggcggtgtagagtcctccgggagatgaatcccctctccggcagggtgccggaggagatctccagaatcccccgagatgggattggcggcggcggcgtctctggaaggtttttcgtatcgtggttttccgctttaggggtttcgcgacgaaggctttcagtaggcggaagggcggagtcggagggctgacgaggggcccacaccatagggcggcgcgggcccctccttggccgcgccgccttgtggtctggccacctcgtggccccacttcgtatgctcttcggtcttctggaaggttcgtggcaaaataggacccagggtctttgtttcgtccaattccgagaatatttcgttactaggatttctgaaccaaaacagcgaaaacaaagaatcggcacttcggcatcttgttaataggttagttccagaaaatgcacgaatatgacataaagtgtgcataaaacatgtaggtatcatcaataatatggcatagaacataagaaattatcgatacgtcggagacgtatcatccaccttcgggttagcatctgcaccccttccagtattaagttgcaaacaacagacaattgcattaagtactgtgcgtaatgtaaacaatacaaatatccttagacaaagcattgatgttttatccctagtggcaacagcacatccacaaccttagaactttctcgtcatcgtcctgcattcaatgaaggcatgaacccactatcgagcatagatactccctcttggagtcacaagtatcaacttggccgagcctctactagcaacggagagcatgcaagatcataaacaacacatatatgatagattgataatcaacttgacatagtattccatattcatcggatcccaacaaacacaacatgtagcattacaataagatgatcttgatcatgataggcagctcacaagatctaaacatgatagcacaagaggagaagacaaccatctagctactcgctatggacacgtagtccaaggatgaactactcacgcatcagtccggaggcgggcatggtgatgtagagccctccggtgatgattcccctccggtagggtgccggaggcgatctccgtaatccccgagatgggattggcggcggcggcgtcacagtaacttttctcgtatcgtggctctcggtactagggttttcgcgacggagagattatataggcgaaggggcagagtcgggggatgctcgaggggcccaccccataaggcggcgcggccaggggtggggccgcgcccccctatggtgtggccgcctcgtcgcccctcttcgtctcctcttcggacttctggaaggctccgtggaaaataagaccgtgggcttttgttttgtccaattccgagaatatttcctgtgtaagatttcgaaaccaaaaatagcagaaaacaggaactgacgcttcggcatcttgttaataggttagtgccggaaaatgcatcaaaatgatataaagtgtatataaaacatgtgggtattgtcataaaacaagcatggaacataagaaattatagatacgtttgagacgtatcagctgtggCATCGGAGAATCCGGGGAAGGAAAATCGGAGGTAGAGGACGACCTGTTAGGTGGGGCCCAGCGACACGCGTCACACGCGCGAGCAGGATGTTGCGGGACGTCCGTCCCCCCAGGGCAATCCAATCATTTTCCATAAATAAATGCACACAAATATTTAGTTGAGCTCTCTATCAAGTACGCTTCTCCAGTCCTCCTTCCATGCGAGTTTCAAAATAAAGTCCTTTTATGCGTTCCCTGTGTCGATGGGCCGCTTTTTCTCTAGCGTTGGCTCTTCACCCATCATCGAGGATCGAGCAGATGTATGGAGCCTTGGATCGAGCATAACATGTACAACCATGATACCTTAGTTCAAATAGCATTGCTAGTAATCCAcccatttttagtttttttaatagGGGGTTGGTCCCCAAGGATCAAGACAGGTTCATTCATTATCAGCGATGGAGTTACCACTTCATCGGCTGCTACCGCTGAAGCGTTGGGTATGAGAGAAGGTTTTGCTTTGGCTAATCATTATGGAGGCACAAATGTGATCATGGAATCTGATTCGCTGGAGACTATAAATGTATGTAATGGTGATGAAGGC contains:
- the LOC124662247 gene encoding uncharacterized protein LOC124662247, translated to MQKKLTTKEMMQSTPFAETIEKIQSGDYLYNKNVKELEAASNKAETEIQGADEKDVLKARRCSRLASQDSQKIEERPMERAKVKNLCADAGPSLFINVPRDENITGKIAHE
- the LOC124662248 gene encoding chaperone protein ClpB1-like — encoded protein: MALRKYGRDLTAAAGDADPVIGRDDEIDRVVCILCRRTKNNAVLVGAPGVGKTAIAEGLAQRIAAGTVPPELLEARVVELDLCAIVAGTQYMGTFETRMKEVITEAEDADGKVILFIDEMHMLVGAGECNGSMDAANLLKPALARGRVSCVGATTFDEYRMHIEKDPALERRFQKVLVQEPSVEATIAILRGLKQRYEEHHGLRIRDAAIVAATELAGRYITGRHFPDKVIDVIDEACVSTKIQYINERKAHIDMARRNKRKEVVTAHTRSTATKKPVVRPNHVAQVVSQWTGIPVTALDQDEKNKLTNLAEKLRERVVGQDEAVNLVAETVLRSRAGLDLSGQPIGSFLFLGSTGVGKTELAKALAEQLFGSEKMLVRFDMSEYVGEGSITRLLGAPPSFVGHENGGQLTEKIRRHPYSVILFDEVEKADPSVFNVFLQLLDDGILTDGLGRTVDFKNTFIIMTSNLGAEHLNSNKETKEVTRSLLVEKVEKYFRPEFLNRLSEIVIFETLPHDKLKDIVKIQINKVVASVSSKGISLFASDAALDVILSESYKPMYGARPIRRWVQKNVVTKLSKLLVGGEIGEGSTIHIDAKDHKVLKYGVVKKASAEPPRKQKRQKHGRDETGETKRTKKLP